In Leptospira stimsonii, the following proteins share a genomic window:
- the lsa33 gene encoding surface adhesin Lsa33, with translation MIQKGLCLALIVLFAIDCSKSKKEDLQGGVFTFIKGSVKLTDKAGKEKKVGVSEFILPEDKIETGKASYADVQLMDGVIIRVKENTILTLNKIYVDSKNAEIYADLSLNKGKIFSKVGTKLDKSSGFKVSTPTVTAAVRGTDFQVEVEGNKSETLVSDGSVEVVDNDNPDQTNVADAGEKVTSDGKIQKEEKLSDEELKELQEDSATVQSVTEEQRKRIEEILKDFKENKERILQGLEEQKQRNQELINSTKEENKRMIDEVKESGKAEKEAIKNAADEERKNIKSGIDKDKEALENSRKSLKDQVKPQ, from the coding sequence ATGATTCAAAAGGGTTTATGCCTGGCTTTGATCGTCCTATTCGCAATCGACTGTAGCAAATCTAAAAAAGAGGACCTCCAGGGCGGTGTTTTTACTTTTATCAAAGGTTCCGTGAAACTTACGGATAAAGCCGGAAAAGAAAAGAAGGTTGGAGTATCCGAATTCATTCTTCCGGAAGACAAAATTGAAACGGGAAAGGCTTCGTATGCGGACGTTCAATTGATGGACGGCGTGATCATCCGAGTAAAGGAAAATACGATTCTTACATTGAACAAGATTTATGTGGATTCCAAGAATGCGGAAATTTACGCGGACTTGAGTCTGAACAAAGGAAAAATCTTTTCCAAAGTCGGGACCAAGCTGGACAAATCTTCCGGATTCAAGGTCAGTACTCCGACTGTTACCGCGGCGGTTCGTGGAACCGATTTCCAAGTAGAAGTGGAAGGAAACAAATCGGAAACGCTCGTGTCTGACGGTTCCGTGGAAGTCGTCGACAACGATAACCCCGACCAAACCAATGTTGCGGACGCCGGAGAAAAAGTTACCTCCGACGGTAAAATTCAGAAAGAAGAAAAATTATCCGATGAGGAACTGAAAGAACTCCAAGAGGACTCTGCAACCGTTCAATCCGTAACGGAAGAACAAAGAAAACGGATCGAAGAAATCTTAAAAGACTTTAAGGAAAACAAAGAAAGAATTCTCCAAGGCCTCGAAGAACAAAAACAGAGAAACCAAGAGTTGATCAATTCGACAAAAGAAGAAAACAAAAGAATGATCGATGAAGTGAAAGAATCCGGTAAGGCGGAAAAAGAAGCGATTAAAAACGCCGCGGACGAAGAAAGAAAGAATATCAAGTCAGGAATTGATAAGGACAAAGAAGCCTTGGAAAATTCCAGAAAATCTCTCAAAGACCAAGTCAAACCTCAGTAA
- a CDS encoding ferredoxin, with protein sequence MATKIAYVDKDNCTSCNQCADNLPKYFQMDDNDTSETHIGGETINNAAIPEEDWKIVQKEMDECPGECIQWKK encoded by the coding sequence ATGGCGACTAAAATTGCGTATGTAGATAAGGACAACTGCACTTCCTGTAATCAATGTGCGGACAATCTTCCGAAATACTTTCAGATGGATGACAATGATACTTCGGAAACTCATATCGGCGGAGAAACCATCAACAACGCGGCGATTCCCGAAGAAGACTGGAAAATCGTTCAGAAAGAAATGGACGAATGCCCCGGTGAATGTATTCAGTGGAAAAAGTAA
- the fliM gene encoding flagellar motor switch protein FliM, producing MTEILSQDEIDALLSAISSGEVNESDYASVSEQKKVKIYDFKRPDKFSKDQIRTLQMMHETFARLATTGLSAQLRALVSVHVASVDQLTYEEFIRSIPNPTTLAVINMDPLRGSAILEIDPSISFTIIDRLFGGKGEQAKISRELSEIEMSVMEGIIVRILGNMRESWSTVIDLRPRLGNIETNPQFAQVVPPNDMVVLITLETKIGEVEGMTNLCIPYITIEPIINKLSAQYWYSSIRKGELDENRAVIQERLDQVAIPLIAEVGSVDVSINDFMNLSVGDVVKLENTSTRSEMTVKVGERKKFKCLPGRVGSRLAIQIGDRVEDIPDELLGSTRSEQEY from the coding sequence ATGACAGAGATTTTATCACAAGATGAAATTGACGCGCTACTCAGCGCCATCAGTTCGGGTGAAGTAAACGAGTCGGACTATGCCTCCGTTTCCGAACAGAAAAAAGTTAAGATCTACGACTTCAAACGTCCGGATAAGTTTTCAAAAGACCAGATCCGTACTTTGCAGATGATGCACGAGACCTTCGCTCGTCTCGCGACCACCGGTCTTTCCGCTCAGCTCCGAGCCCTCGTTTCGGTGCACGTGGCTTCGGTAGATCAGTTGACCTATGAAGAATTTATCCGTTCGATTCCAAACCCGACAACACTCGCGGTCATCAACATGGATCCTCTGCGAGGTTCCGCGATTTTGGAGATCGACCCTTCGATTTCGTTTACGATCATCGACCGTCTGTTTGGCGGTAAGGGTGAACAAGCCAAGATTTCCCGAGAACTTTCGGAGATCGAGATGAGCGTTATGGAAGGGATCATCGTAAGAATTCTCGGAAACATGCGAGAATCTTGGTCCACTGTGATCGACTTAAGACCTCGTCTGGGAAACATCGAAACGAATCCTCAATTCGCTCAGGTGGTTCCTCCGAACGACATGGTGGTTTTGATCACACTTGAAACCAAAATCGGGGAAGTGGAAGGGATGACGAACCTTTGTATTCCCTATATCACGATCGAACCGATCATCAATAAGTTATCCGCGCAATACTGGTATTCTTCGATTCGAAAAGGGGAACTGGACGAGAACCGCGCCGTAATCCAAGAACGTTTGGATCAAGTTGCGATTCCACTGATTGCGGAAGTAGGTTCCGTGGACGTTTCCATCAACGACTTTATGAATCTTTCCGTAGGAGACGTGGTCAAACTCGAAAACACTTCTACGAGATCCGAGATGACCGTGAAAGTCGGAGAAAGGAAAAAATTCAAATGTCTTCCGGGAAGAGTGGGAAGCAGGCTCGCGATTCAGATAGGAGATCGAGTGGAAGACATTCCGGACGAACTCTTAGGATCTACGAGATCGGAACAAGAATACTGA
- a CDS encoding peptidylprolyl isomerase, producing the protein MRKFSWILVLLCFFACNRNPFAESRYQPVAYSPSSVVVPKPETAVIPLPDKPAIYAIFLTTQGNIAVELFDKDAPKTVQNFIDLAQGEKEFTTRFGQKVKKPFYDGLTFHRVIKDFMIQGGCPRGDGTGGPGYEFDDEINGKFLGLDKIKAGEAPYYQYQLQRAVANELQIKSREEAESKRELIEKAFEDAKKLSVLEILFRIGYKYNETLNSHRAVKGALAMANAGPNTNGSQFFINQVDTPHLDGLHTVFGQLVSGSEVVDKIVGAGNSKTTIKKVLIVDKRAVATPAQ; encoded by the coding sequence ATGAGAAAATTTTCTTGGATCTTAGTTTTACTTTGTTTTTTTGCCTGCAATCGAAATCCGTTTGCTGAATCCAGATATCAACCCGTTGCTTATTCGCCTTCTTCGGTCGTAGTTCCAAAACCGGAAACCGCTGTGATTCCTTTGCCGGATAAACCGGCGATCTACGCGATCTTTCTAACGACTCAGGGAAATATCGCAGTGGAACTTTTCGATAAGGATGCACCTAAAACGGTTCAGAACTTTATCGACCTCGCGCAAGGAGAAAAAGAATTCACGACTCGTTTCGGACAAAAGGTTAAAAAACCGTTTTATGACGGGCTTACATTTCATCGAGTAATCAAGGATTTTATGATCCAAGGCGGATGTCCGAGGGGAGATGGAACCGGAGGCCCGGGCTACGAATTCGACGACGAGATCAACGGAAAGTTTCTTGGCTTGGACAAGATCAAAGCGGGAGAAGCGCCCTATTATCAATATCAACTGCAAAGGGCCGTTGCAAACGAACTCCAAATCAAAAGTAGAGAGGAAGCGGAATCGAAAAGAGAATTGATCGAAAAAGCGTTCGAAGACGCAAAGAAACTCTCGGTCCTAGAAATTCTTTTTAGAATCGGTTACAAATACAATGAAACCCTCAATTCTCACAGGGCGGTAAAAGGCGCGCTCGCAATGGCAAATGCGGGACCGAACACCAACGGTTCTCAATTTTTTATCAACCAAGTGGATACTCCGCACTTGGACGGACTTCATACCGTTTTCGGACAATTGGTTTCCGGAAGTGAAGTGGTGGATAAGATCGTGGGCGCGGGGAATTCGAAGACCACGATCAAAAAAGTTCTGATCGTAGACAAAAGAGCGGTGGCAACTCCGGCACAATGA
- the argH gene encoding argininosuccinate lyase — translation MTQKEKKLWGGRFQEKASSILERIGESVSFDHKLYKEDIQGSIAHARMLQKIGILTKEELSQIETSLAKIRTELEEGKLEFKSELEDIHMHIESRLTELIGETGKKLHTARSRNDQVTQDVRLFILNQGKEILRSIFHLRNSLYEKAKQSVDVIIPGYTHLQVAQPIRASQYLLSWFWALERDQEFLRFALQSSRELALGSGAMAGVNYPTDREFLKKELGLSKVSHNSMDGVASRDHILQFLFAASQLMIHASRICEDIILYSSQEFGILKLPDSLTTGSSIMPQKKNPDIAELIRGKSGRVIGNLNHILVMLKGLPSTYNRDLQEDKLALFDSIETVQISLEGIQAMIEGWIWVPERAEASLKNGFATATDLADYLVGQKKIPFRTAHELVGTLVGICVQKRMTLFDLPESDRISVSEHFAGKEYEDAVSLSLSADKKISYGGTSRERQEEQLKIALESLKEAEKWLL, via the coding sequence ATGACTCAAAAAGAAAAAAAACTCTGGGGCGGAAGGTTTCAGGAAAAAGCGTCTTCCATTTTAGAAAGAATCGGAGAATCCGTCTCCTTCGATCACAAACTCTATAAAGAAGACATCCAAGGAAGTATCGCTCATGCGAGAATGCTTCAAAAAATCGGCATTCTTACCAAAGAAGAATTATCACAAATCGAAACTTCTCTCGCGAAAATCCGGACCGAACTCGAAGAAGGAAAACTTGAATTCAAATCGGAACTCGAAGACATTCACATGCACATCGAGTCTCGTCTCACCGAACTGATCGGAGAGACCGGAAAAAAATTACACACGGCTCGTTCCAGAAACGATCAGGTCACACAAGACGTACGACTTTTTATTCTAAACCAAGGAAAAGAAATTCTAAGATCGATTTTTCACTTAAGAAATTCCTTATACGAAAAAGCAAAACAGAGTGTGGACGTTATCATCCCCGGATATACTCACCTTCAAGTCGCGCAACCGATTCGTGCTTCTCAGTATTTGCTTTCTTGGTTTTGGGCATTGGAAAGAGATCAAGAATTTCTTCGCTTCGCTCTTCAGTCTTCGAGAGAATTGGCTCTCGGATCGGGAGCGATGGCCGGAGTCAACTATCCGACCGATCGGGAATTTTTAAAAAAAGAATTGGGTCTTTCCAAAGTGTCTCACAATTCGATGGACGGCGTTGCGAGTAGGGATCATATTCTACAATTCTTATTTGCCGCGAGTCAATTGATGATTCACGCCTCGCGGATCTGCGAGGATATCATCTTGTATTCTTCGCAAGAATTCGGAATTCTAAAATTACCGGATTCTTTGACCACGGGTTCTTCGATCATGCCTCAAAAGAAGAATCCGGACATCGCAGAACTCATCCGTGGGAAGTCGGGAAGGGTCATCGGAAATCTGAATCATATTTTAGTCATGTTGAAAGGACTTCCTTCCACTTACAATCGGGATCTTCAAGAGGACAAACTCGCGCTTTTTGATTCGATCGAAACGGTTCAGATCAGTTTGGAAGGAATCCAAGCGATGATCGAAGGTTGGATCTGGGTTCCGGAACGCGCGGAAGCGTCTTTGAAAAACGGGTTCGCGACCGCGACCGATTTGGCTGACTATCTCGTGGGTCAGAAGAAAATTCCGTTTCGCACCGCTCATGAACTTGTTGGAACCTTGGTCGGAATTTGCGTCCAAAAGAGAATGACTCTTTTCGATCTTCCCGAATCGGATCGAATTTCCGTCTCGGAACATTTTGCAGGAAAAGAATACGAAGATGCGGTTTCTCTTTCTCTTTCTGCGGATAAGAAAATTTCCTACGGTGGGACTTCTCGGGAAAGACAAGAGGAACAATTAAAAATTGCGCTGGAATCTTTGAAGGAAGCTGAAAAATGGCTGTTATGA
- a CDS encoding heme-binding domain-containing protein: MKKKILLVLLTALVLLQFLPLNAPTGSNRNEIKTNEEVKKILRKSCYDCHSDLTVWPWYTKVFPINVYLYHHVEEGKGELNFSEWETLSKKDKAKKGDEILETLEDGEMPLSDYVLLHPNAKISKEEREVLKNWIQGLEEDFQKEP, translated from the coding sequence ATGAAAAAGAAAATTCTTCTTGTTTTGTTAACCGCACTTGTTTTGCTCCAATTCCTCCCGCTAAACGCTCCGACCGGATCCAATCGGAATGAAATCAAGACGAACGAAGAAGTAAAAAAGATATTGAGGAAATCCTGTTACGATTGTCATTCCGATCTGACCGTCTGGCCTTGGTACACGAAAGTATTTCCGATCAATGTTTATCTGTATCATCACGTGGAAGAAGGAAAAGGTGAGTTGAATTTTTCGGAATGGGAAACCCTGAGTAAAAAGGACAAGGCGAAAAAAGGGGATGAAATTTTAGAAACCCTGGAAGATGGAGAAATGCCACTGAGTGATTACGTACTTCTTCATCCGAACGCAAAAATTTCCAAAGAGGAAAGGGAGGTTTTGAAAAACTGGATCCAAGGTTTGGAAGAAGACTTCCAGAAAGAACCGTAA
- a CDS encoding NfeD family protein has translation MPDFLSNLPVTIWIGGGIFLIFAEFFIPGTFVALLGTAGILTGILVYLFDFGLGWQLGIWASLSTGLIYVGSQTIRKLFPAQTEHAIPADDQIGRLVPVVKDVLVERKGGRVLFQGVEWDAVSKKSRIPQGSQARILSRDNLTFLVEPLELPEE, from the coding sequence ATGCCTGATTTTCTTTCCAACTTACCCGTGACGATCTGGATCGGCGGAGGAATCTTTTTGATTTTCGCCGAATTCTTTATTCCGGGAACCTTCGTAGCCCTTCTGGGAACCGCTGGAATTCTTACAGGAATTCTCGTTTACTTATTCGACTTCGGCCTTGGTTGGCAGTTGGGAATCTGGGCTTCCCTCTCGACCGGACTTATCTATGTAGGAAGTCAAACGATCCGAAAACTCTTTCCCGCACAAACCGAGCACGCGATTCCCGCGGACGATCAGATCGGAAGACTCGTCCCGGTCGTCAAGGATGTCCTTGTGGAAAGAAAGGGTGGAAGGGTTCTGTTTCAAGGAGTGGAATGGGACGCCGTTTCCAAGAAAAGTCGGATTCCTCAAGGAAGCCAAGCGAGAATCCTTAGCAGAGACAATCTGACCTTCCTCGTGGAACCTTTGGAACTTCCGGAAGAATGA
- a CDS encoding SPFH domain-containing protein, whose protein sequence is MSAGFIFTLLFIALIYLIRKTFIIVPQQYCFVVERVGVFKGALEAGFHFLWPIIEVVRYRQNLKEIAIDIPPQMCITKDNVSISVDGILYLKVVDPYKASYAIENFMLATQQLAQTTLRSEIGKLILDQTFAERDDINSHVVRALDEATDPWGIKVTRYEIKNISPPKEILHEMEEQVKAERVKRAEITISEGEKLSRINRSVGEREEAINVSEGEKMKKINEADGKALEIEVIAAAKAKGIQMIAESISREGGSEAVNLQITEDYLTGLGTILSESKTTILPAELANIAGVFEGLSKVTGKLPEIKTGKEEK, encoded by the coding sequence ATGTCCGCAGGATTTATATTCACGTTACTCTTCATTGCGTTGATCTACTTGATTCGCAAAACGTTTATCATCGTTCCGCAACAGTATTGTTTTGTTGTGGAACGAGTCGGCGTTTTCAAAGGAGCTCTGGAAGCAGGGTTTCACTTTCTTTGGCCGATCATCGAAGTCGTACGATACAGACAAAATCTAAAAGAGATCGCGATCGACATTCCTCCCCAAATGTGTATCACTAAGGATAACGTTTCCATTTCCGTGGACGGAATTCTTTATCTCAAGGTAGTGGATCCGTATAAGGCGTCTTATGCGATTGAAAACTTCATGCTCGCGACCCAACAACTCGCTCAAACTACTTTGCGTTCCGAGATCGGTAAACTCATCCTGGATCAGACGTTCGCCGAAAGGGACGATATCAATTCCCACGTTGTGCGCGCTTTGGACGAAGCCACGGACCCTTGGGGAATCAAGGTCACCCGTTACGAAATCAAAAACATATCCCCTCCGAAAGAAATTCTTCATGAAATGGAAGAACAAGTAAAGGCCGAACGTGTCAAACGTGCGGAGATCACGATTTCGGAAGGAGAAAAACTTTCTCGCATCAATCGTTCGGTGGGAGAAAGAGAAGAAGCCATCAACGTCTCCGAGGGAGAAAAAATGAAAAAGATCAACGAAGCCGACGGAAAGGCCTTAGAGATCGAAGTCATCGCCGCCGCAAAAGCAAAAGGAATTCAAATGATTGCGGAATCCATTTCGAGAGAAGGCGGTTCCGAAGCCGTGAACCTGCAAATCACCGAAGATTATCTGACAGGACTCGGAACGATCCTGAGCGAATCGAAAACCACGATTCTTCCTGCGGAACTGGCAAACATCGCCGGAGTTTTCGAAGGACTTTCCAAAGTCACCGGCAAACTTCCCGAAATCAAAACAGGAAAGGAGGAAAAGTAA
- a CDS encoding SPFH domain-containing protein: MFFESAQNTFVTIFWTLFGIYFAYKLYRSIRIVSAQDCIVVEKFGKYSRTLHAGLHLLWPFIERDAYYHTLKEQATDVPPQTCITKDNVKVEMDGILYLKVLDPHKASYGINDYQFASSQLAQTTMRAIIGTMDLDVTFETRDAINSKILEVLDLATESWGIKVNRYEIVNITPPKSILEAMEKEKKAQITKKAQISLSEGDRDARINRSLGFKEEAINKSEGEKQKRINEAEGVAKEVEAIAVATAKGIELLAQSINSKGGKDAVKLRIGQKFIKEFEKISGKKTEIVLPMNLTNFRSILNSVLGTADSPSTKGQEG; encoded by the coding sequence ATGTTTTTCGAATCCGCACAAAATACCTTTGTTACCATTTTCTGGACCCTCTTCGGTATCTACTTTGCTTATAAACTCTACCGTTCGATTCGGATCGTTTCCGCTCAGGATTGTATCGTAGTCGAAAAATTCGGCAAGTACAGCAGAACCTTACACGCCGGCCTTCATCTTCTTTGGCCTTTTATCGAAAGAGACGCCTACTATCACACTCTGAAAGAACAAGCGACGGACGTTCCACCACAGACTTGTATCACCAAGGACAACGTAAAGGTGGAAATGGACGGGATTCTCTATCTCAAGGTTTTGGATCCGCATAAGGCGAGTTATGGGATCAACGACTATCAGTTTGCATCTTCCCAACTTGCGCAGACGACGATGCGCGCGATTATCGGAACGATGGATCTCGATGTAACGTTTGAAACGAGGGACGCGATCAACAGTAAGATTCTCGAAGTGCTGGACCTAGCGACCGAGTCCTGGGGAATCAAAGTAAACCGGTATGAAATCGTTAACATCACTCCTCCCAAGTCGATTCTGGAAGCGATGGAAAAGGAGAAGAAGGCCCAGATCACAAAGAAGGCGCAAATTTCCCTTTCCGAAGGGGATAGAGACGCAAGGATCAATCGATCTCTCGGTTTCAAAGAGGAAGCGATCAACAAGTCCGAAGGAGAAAAACAAAAACGGATCAACGAAGCGGAAGGGGTAGCAAAAGAAGTCGAAGCCATCGCAGTCGCAACCGCCAAAGGAATCGAACTCCTCGCACAATCCATCAACTCGAAAGGTGGAAAGGACGCCGTAAAACTCAGAATCGGTCAAAAGTTTATCAAAGAATTTGAAAAGATCTCGGGTAAAAAAACCGAAATCGTTCTTCCGATGAATCTTACGAACTTTCGTTCCATTCTGAATTCCGTTTTAGGAACCGCCGATTCGCCTTCGACCAAAGGACAAGAAGGTTAG
- the fliN gene encoding flagellar motor switch protein FliN — protein MGEGSLSQEDIDALLTGGGGDAPAGGGGASGSDFNLSGELDSLLGGGGSGGGDTFGGGGGSDSPSFADISAALGPSAPPTSAPRSSSRQSSPSQSTNLNLLMDVNLALTVELGRTNMFIKDVNGLNEGTVVELDKNVGEDLDILANGRLVGRGKLVAMDDFYGIQITEIVDQSRRL, from the coding sequence ATGGGAGAAGGGTCACTCTCGCAGGAAGACATAGACGCACTTTTGACGGGCGGCGGTGGAGATGCACCGGCCGGAGGCGGAGGTGCGAGCGGATCCGATTTCAATCTCAGCGGAGAATTGGATTCTCTCTTGGGTGGCGGAGGCAGTGGGGGCGGTGATACCTTTGGCGGAGGAGGCGGATCGGATTCTCCTTCTTTTGCGGATATTTCCGCGGCTCTTGGGCCTTCCGCTCCACCAACATCCGCACCCCGATCTTCGAGTCGTCAATCTTCTCCGTCTCAATCCACAAACCTAAATCTCCTCATGGATGTAAACCTGGCTCTCACCGTTGAGTTGGGGAGAACGAATATGTTTATCAAAGACGTGAACGGTCTGAACGAAGGAACCGTTGTCGAATTGGATAAAAACGTAGGAGAGGATTTGGATATCCTTGCGAACGGCCGTTTGGTGGGTCGAGGAAAGTTGGTCGCAATGGACGATTTTTACGGAATCCAAATCACGGAAATCGTGGATCAAAGCAGAAGGCTCTAA
- a CDS encoding AAA family ATPase: MRLSSPFTQDSSSEDRTLSEVDFTKTKSFLHGELTNLGFSSADLPIVSSEKKDLKIEFQVPSISKSALLDCLQILKNHIENLRIHTFEPGYYCIQALNENLFETKNLLDTIRFRFYSGRTKNRVEITKKGDFTREELFATLSLFKFLKSGNNIETAKPEELLAALGVEVFDPILAEKNGKSVTFDHVAGYEGVKQQILESIILPLKNPNLLAEVSKLTRKFPTDIRPRAVLFEGDPGVGKTTMARVVSCMTGLPLIYVPVESIMSKYYGESAQNMAYVFDAAALFPACLIFLDEIDSLAGSREEGMFEATRKILSVLLRKIDGFSSQRNSITIGATNRKQDLDHALLSRFDRTIYFPLPDSGERAKVLETYAIHLTEKERMQVAEGLKGHSGRTIRDFCDLVERKWASYLIEKGLNPVPPPYELYLETSSVYSK, translated from the coding sequence ATTCGCTTGAGTTCCCCCTTTACACAAGATTCTTCTTCCGAAGATCGAACACTTTCCGAAGTGGATTTTACAAAAACGAAAAGTTTTCTCCACGGGGAACTGACCAACCTCGGATTTTCCAGTGCCGACCTTCCCATCGTTTCTTCCGAAAAAAAGGATCTAAAAATCGAATTTCAGGTTCCTTCGATCTCCAAGTCTGCGCTTTTGGATTGTCTTCAGATTCTAAAGAATCATATCGAAAATCTCAGAATTCATACCTTCGAACCCGGTTATTATTGCATTCAGGCTCTCAATGAGAATCTTTTTGAAACGAAAAATCTCTTGGATACGATCCGCTTTCGATTCTACTCCGGAAGAACGAAAAATCGAGTCGAAATCACCAAAAAAGGAGATTTCACGAGGGAAGAACTCTTCGCGACACTCTCGCTTTTTAAATTCTTAAAATCCGGAAACAATATCGAAACCGCAAAGCCGGAAGAATTGCTCGCGGCCCTAGGAGTCGAAGTTTTCGATCCAATTCTCGCGGAAAAAAACGGGAAGTCGGTCACGTTCGATCACGTAGCCGGATACGAAGGCGTAAAACAACAGATTCTGGAATCGATCATTCTTCCCCTCAAAAATCCGAATCTCTTGGCGGAAGTTTCCAAACTCACCCGCAAGTTTCCGACCGATATCCGACCCCGCGCCGTTCTTTTCGAAGGAGATCCGGGCGTCGGAAAAACGACGATGGCGAGAGTAGTTTCCTGTATGACGGGTCTTCCCTTGATCTACGTCCCTGTGGAATCCATTATGAGCAAATACTACGGAGAAAGCGCCCAAAACATGGCCTACGTTTTCGACGCCGCGGCTCTTTTTCCAGCCTGTCTCATCTTTTTGGATGAGATCGATTCCTTAGCCGGAAGTCGGGAGGAAGGAATGTTCGAGGCCACTCGCAAAATTCTTTCCGTACTTTTGCGAAAAATCGACGGTTTTAGTAGTCAGAGAAATTCGATTACGATCGGGGCAACCAACCGGAAACAGGATCTGGATCACGCCCTTCTTTCCAGATTCGATCGGACGATCTACTTTCCTCTTCCGGATAGTGGAGAAAGAGCGAAGGTTCTGGAGACATATGCCATTCACCTAACAGAAAAAGAAAGAATGCAGGTCGCCGAAGGCTTGAAAGGACATTCGGGAAGAACAATTCGAGATTTCTGCGATCTTGTGGAAAGGAAATGGGCTTCTTACTTAATTGAAAAAGGATTGAATCCGGTCCCACCACCGTATGAACTGTATTTGGAAACTAGCTCGGTATATTCAAAATAA
- the fcpB gene encoding flagellar-coiling protein FcpB gives MKLQKLFLVVLVAISTAVFSQQNSNADQKSPSDAQLGASILDTEKKLDEKVFELNQRLTRHTVLMKMKVRVLPFRTVLFKGKANNDECTPALNQEDPANNCIRVEVYDFIRDEERGLNKTVQGSLAKYMEIYYEGQNSNDPEPRSEAPRNINKLKSKIYRNNMILEDKIISEVMDRGPNTQPGHNDKIEVFFQKDNYPEYGRPETPSEKGVGKYILAGVENTKTHPIRNSFKKEFYIKHLDQFDRLFTKIFDYNDQLGNENYKENVDALKESLRY, from the coding sequence ATGAAACTTCAAAAGCTATTTTTAGTGGTTCTCGTAGCAATTTCAACTGCGGTATTTTCTCAGCAAAATTCCAATGCAGATCAGAAATCACCGTCGGACGCACAATTAGGCGCTTCCATTCTGGATACGGAAAAGAAACTGGATGAAAAAGTATTCGAACTGAACCAAAGACTGACACGTCATACGGTTCTCATGAAAATGAAAGTTCGTGTTCTTCCTTTCAGGACCGTTCTTTTCAAAGGAAAGGCAAACAACGACGAATGTACGCCCGCTCTCAATCAGGAAGATCCGGCTAACAACTGTATTCGTGTCGAAGTCTATGATTTCATTCGCGACGAGGAAAGAGGTTTGAACAAGACCGTTCAAGGTTCCCTCGCGAAGTATATGGAAATCTACTACGAAGGTCAGAACAGCAATGATCCGGAACCGAGATCGGAAGCTCCTAGAAATATCAATAAACTGAAATCAAAGATTTATAGAAACAATATGATTTTGGAAGATAAGATCATTTCCGAAGTTATGGATAGAGGGCCGAATACTCAGCCTGGACATAACGATAAGATCGAAGTTTTCTTTCAAAAAGACAATTATCCTGAGTATGGTCGTCCTGAAACCCCTTCGGAAAAAGGTGTTGGAAAATACATTCTTGCAGGTGTGGAAAACACCAAAACTCACCCGATCCGTAACTCTTTCAAAAAAGAATTTTATATCAAACACTTGGATCAGTTTGATAGACTCTTTACAAAAATTTTCGATTACAACGATCAGTTAGGAAACGAAAATTACAAAGAGAACGTAGACGCTCTGAAGGAATCTCTCCGCTACTAA